The Pigmentiphaga aceris DNA segment CTGCGCTTCGCGCTCAACGTGGCGAACCTGACAGACAGAGTCACCACGGCCAACCGCGCCCAGTTCTACGGTCAGGATCGAACCATCACGGCGACGGTTGGTTATCGGTGGTAACACACGGGCGATGACGCTTGGGCAATGACGTTCGGGCAATGACGCCCAGTCCCGATGCTGGCCGGCGCATGTCGGCTCGGGCTGGCAGCAGCCCGGCAGTCCCGCGTTTGGCGGGCTTGATGCCCCATGTCTTGATGCCCCATGTTTTGATGCCCCATGACCTTGTGCCCATAACCAGATAATAAAAACGTATTTAACGCAGGCGCATTCGGCTCCTACACTTCGCGGTCCTTATATGTCGCCGTCGCGCGCAAGGACCCGCCTGCGAATGCCCTGGCCCGACGCGTCAACAAGCGGCTGTGACGCGATCATGGCTGCCTACTATCTGTTTCCATGACATCAACGCACACGCTCGACACTTTGTTGCTCATCTTGCGCGACAGTGCCATTGCTCGCGACAAGCAAGGCGGGCACGCCGCCCAGGAAAAACAGCTGCTGCGCGAAGCGGGCCTGCTGGCCTGCGCCATTCCCACCATTCACGGTGGCGACGGAAGGTCCTGGCATGACACCCTGGCCATCATCCGCCGCATTGCCACGGTAGACAGCGCCCTGGCGCATCTGGTTGCCTTCCACGCATTGCAGGTTGCCACGGTTCTGATCTTCGGCAGCGACACCCAGAAACACAAATGGCTGGATCGCAGCAGCCGTGAAAACGGCTGGTGGGGCAACGCCCTGAACCCGCTCGACAGACGGCTGGATGCGCGCCGGGTCGAGGGCGGCTATGTGCTGAACGGGGCCAAGCGCTTCTGCTCGGGGGCCACCGGATCGTCCTACCTGACGATTTCGGCAGACTACGCGCCCACAGGTGAGGTGTTGCTGTTCGTCGCCGACACGCAGCAGGCGGGCATTCGGGTGCTGGACGACTGGAATGCCATCGGTCAGCGCCAGACCGACAGTGGCACCGTGGAATTCACGAATGTGTTCGTGCCCACGGAAGACGTGCTGCGCGGGGAAGGTTTTGCGCCGCAACCCTGGCACAGCGTCCGCGCGCCGGTTGCACAGCTGATTCTGGTCAATCTCTATGCTGGCATCGCGGCGGGGGCACTGGAAGAAGCGCGTCGTTATTCGCTGGAAAAAGCACGCCCCTGGTTGTTTTCGGATGTTCAGCAAGCAAGCGAAGACCCCTACCGATTGCTGCGTATTGGCGAGATGCATGTCCACAGTGCGACCGCCGCCGTGATGGCAGACCGAGGTGCCCAGTTGCTGGACCAGAGCTGGCAGCAAGGCTTGGCCTTGAGCGCAGTGCAACGGCAGGAAACCGCTCTGGCGGTGGCCGAGGCAAAGGTCATTGCACACCGCGCAAGCCTGTACAACGGCCAGGCACTGTTTGACGCAGCCGGTGCCAGCGCCGCGCACGCCGGACTGGGACTGGACCGCTTCTGGCGCAACGCACGCACCCACACCTTGCACGATCCGCTGGATTACAAGCTGCGCGCACTGGGCGATTGGGAGTTGACGGGCAGCATGCCGGTCAACCTGTACAGCTGAAGCCAGGAACGTCAGGACACAAGCTCCTGGCAAACGAAAGAGATTGCCGAGTAAAACCCTGAATCCTGAAATTAGGTTTTGATGCACTTTGCTGGCCTGGTGCGCCAGATTGCCCGCGTTTCAGCGCTAGGATGAATCAACTTCATCTGGGAACGCAGGCAATCATGGCTTCACGTACGATTTCCAACACCACTTCGACCAAGGCTTCGACACTTCTTCGTTCGACCACCTTGGCGCTGGCCATTGCAGGGTCGTTGATCCAGGCAAGCGCGTTTGCGCAAGCAGCGCGCACACCCGCCGCCCCCGCGACCGCACCCGCCAAGGGCGAAAAGGTATCGCTGCTGGCGGGAAAACTCAGCTTCTCGCTTCCGTCCGGTTTCGTCGGCAACAAGCTGCCCCCCGGGTCTGCCACGGACGGAGCCGCAGGCGCAACCGGCACCATCTATGTCAATCAGGCGCTGCAGCAAGTTGTCCTGAACACCGAGGCCCCGGTGCCGGGCGGTACGCGCGTTCAGGACAACGATGCAAAATTCCTGGACGGTGCCACAACGAGTTTTGTTGAACAGCAGCGCGCCGCCCTGCCCGACTATCAGCGGCTTGGGGAAAAATCCATGACCATCAAGGGTGTGGGCCTGCGTCAGCTCGATGCCATTGGCACCTTTGGCGGCACACCTACACGCAGCACCATGCTGGTGGCCGGTTCGGGCAACACCATGGCGCTTATCCGCATCATGTCAAAGGCCGATGACGCCGCCAGCCACAACGTGCTGGTATCTACCGTGATCGACAATATCAAGTCGGGCCGCTGATCAAAGCGGGGGCAGTTGGCACAGCAAACCTTGGGGCTCAGTGCGCCGTGGGTCGCTGACTGCTCCCGGTCCACGCAGCAGTTTGCTAGCATGGACCTTCCCACCCACTCTGCCGGCGGCGCATGTCTTCGCGTACCTTGAGGTCGATCACGTTCAGCATTGCCATGACAAAAATCGCGCTGCGGCTGGCGCTGACGTCCGGACTCGTGCTCTTGCCCGCGTATGCAAGCGCAAATGCGTCCCGCACTGAACAAACCGTGCTGTCCGGCGATACCGTCACAGGCAAGATCACACGCAGCGTGCCGCCCGCCGCCGAATCGGCACCGCAAGCACCTTCTGTGGCCACTGCGCCCGCGCCCAAGCCTGTGGTCGAGCGCGCCTCACTGCTGAAAGGCAAAATAGGATTCCGCCTGCCGGCCGGGTTTGTTGGCTCCCAATTGCCGCCCGGTGCACGCATGGGCAATGCTGACGTCAAGGGAACCGTCTACGGCGACCCGACGCACAAGCAACTGATCATCGCAGCGGAATGGCGTACGCCAAGTGGTGTACGCGTCAAAGATGACGACCACGTATTTCTGGAACGCGCGCGGGCCGATTACATCGCGCAAATGCAGAAATCCCTGCCCGATTACGAAATCATCGGCGACAAGGCGCTGCGTATAAAAGGCATCGGGATTCGTCAGACCGAAGGCATTTCGACCTTCGGTCAGGTCCGCACGCTCAGCACCAGTTTGTTGGCAGCGTCGGGCACCACCCAGGCGGTGGTGCGGATCATTTCGCGCGCCGACGATGGCCGCAGTCATGAAGCCTTGGTAGCCAATGTGTTGCAGGCCATGCGCGCTACCAGATAGGTCGGCAGCTCTTCACGAAGGTAAACGCGCTGGCCGTTTGTGAAAACCGCGCGTGAAAACGGTTTATCGACGCCTTGCTTCAAAGTCCTCACCGTCGTTCATCATTGCTGTCCGCACCGGCTTTTCACATCACCGGCCAGCGCTTATCTGCCGCGCTGGAACACCTGAGCGCGCTGCTCCATCAAACCTTCCGGGCGAATGAACTCGGCCACCAACGCACTTGCCGGGTGATGGTGCACGTTGTAGGGCGTGTCCCATTGCGCCAGCCGGCCCGCATGCATCACGCCGATCCGATCGGCAATGGCAAAGGCCTCTGCCTGATTGTGGGTGACCAGCAATGCGGTATGGCCGGTCTGCTTCAGGATGTCGCGTACCTCGAAAGCCAGACGCTCGCGGGTATCGATATCCAGGTTTGAGAACGGCTCGTCAAGCAACAGCAGGTCGGGGGCCGGGGCCAGCGCACGAGCCAGCGCCACGCGCTGTTGCTGGCCACCAGACAGCTCATGCGGATAGTTGTCGGCCGATGCCGCCAGGCCAACCAGTTCCAGCATTTCCGTTACGCGCTGTGCGCGTGCGCCAGACGCCTGCCGGCGCAGACCGAAGCCCACATTGCCGGCCACGGTCAGGTGCGGGAACAGGGCGTAGTCCTGAAACATCATGCCTACCCGGCGACGTTCCGGCGCCAGGTGCTCCGAAGCGGAGGACAGCAGCGTGTCGTCCAACGCAATACTGCCCTGGCGCACCGGCTCGAAACCGGCGATGGCACGCAGCACCGTCGTCTTGCCACAACCCGACGCACCCAGCAGGCAACCAATATCGCCCGTACCCAGCGACAAGGAAAGATCGTCGACCACGGTGCGTCGGCCGGTCGGCGTGTCGTAGGCCAGGCCCAGGCTCTGGATCGATAGCGTTGCGGTCATGGCGTTCTCGTTACAGCGGGGTTGTCAGTAGGATGATCGGCGGACTGGGCGGAAACATTGCCAGGCGCATCAGCGACAGCAGCGGTGGCTTGCCCGGCAGGCGTGGTTGGCTGCGGAGCAAAGGCCTGAACAGCGGACGGCACGGTTGACGGCACAGTTGATGACACCACAGGATTGGAGAATTTTCGCGTGGCCTGCCAGTCGGTACGCGCCAGCAAAATGACCGGCAGCAGTCCCGCCACCACAATCCCCAATGCCGCCAACGCGCCCTCTTCGTAGGTACCCCGAGCCGCCTCGGCATATAGCATGGTCGCCAGCGTGTCGAAGTTGACCGGGCGCAGCAGCAGCACGGCCGGCAGTTCCTTCATTGCATCGACAAACACCAGCAACGCACTGGCGGCCAATGCCGGACGCAGCAAGGGCGCATGCACGCGCCACAAGGTGCCGGTGCCCGTTTCGCCCAGCAGGCGCGACGCTTGCTCCAGCGACACTGGAATGCGTGTCAGGCCGGATTCGATGCCGCCGACGGAAATTGCCAGGAAACGCACGCAGTATGCGCACACCAGGCCAGCCATCGAGCCCATCAGAATCAAGCCAGTCGACACGCCGAAGAAGGTCTCGATGGCTGCCCCCAAGGCCTTGTCGAACCACGCAAAGGGCGCAAGCAGCCCGATCGCCAACACAGTGCCGGGAATCACATAACCCAGGCTGGCCACCCGCGCCAGGCTACGCGGCGTGAAACCACCACCTTCACGTACCGAACGCGCCGACCACGCCACGATCAAGCCGGCAGCCACGGTCACCACCGTGGCAGTGCCGGCAAGCGCCAGGGTATTGAGTGCACTCGCGGTCAACTGCGCGGAAATCTCACCCACCAGGTTCAGGCGCTTGACCGTTTCCACCACCAGATAAGCGGCGGGCAACACAAAGCCGATTACTACCGGCAAGCTGCCGAGCAACAAGGCAATGCCAGCGGCTGCGCCACGCAAGCGGCGCGGGCTCATCGGCCGCATGCGCTGGGTATTGGCGTAACGCTGACGCTTGCGGCCATGCCGTTCAAGCAAGATCAACCCCACCGCCAGAATCAGCATCGACAAGGCAATCTGCGCAGCCCCCGCCAGGTCGGACCGGGTTACCCAGGTGGTGTAGACCGATACCGTCAGCGTCTGTACGCCCAGGAATTCCGAGGCCCCAACATCGTTCAAGGCTTCCAGCAAGGCCAGGCTGGTACCCACCGCAATGGCTGGCCGCGCCAGCGGCAATGCCACGCGGAAGAACACTTCAATACGACCGGCACCCAAGGTCCGCCCGGCTTCCAGCAGATTTGCGGCCTGCGTGGAGAACATCACGCGGGTGCTCAGATAGACATAGGGATACAGCACAAAGCCAAGCACGAAGATCGCACCGGGCAGCGATCGCAGGTCTGGCAGACGGAACTGGCGAGGGCTGTCATAGCCCAGCAGATCGCGGATCAGCGTTTGAATCGGTCCGATCGGGTGCAGCAGATCCAGATAGGCAAAGGCAATGATGTAGCTGGGCACGGCCAGCGGCAACAGCAAGGCCCACGCAACCGTCCGCCGCCCGGGAAAATCAAAGGCAGTCACCAGCCATGCACTACCAGTGCCCAGACAGACCACCAGTACGCCCACGCCCCCCAGCAGCAGCAAGGTGTTCTTGGCCGAGTTCGGCAGGACGTAGTCCAGCAGGTGCGTCCAGTGCGCAAGGTCTGCACCGGTTGCGTGAACGATCAGCGAGAACACCGGCGCAAGCACGATCAATGCGATCAACGCAGCACCGATCAACCAGATTTTGCCCACCGGCGCATGCCGGATCGGAAACAGGAAATTGCGTAAACCCATCTAGTGCCAAGAAAAACGAGCGGGGCGGCATGTAGCCGCCCCGAGGGACAATCAATTGCTCACGACGCCCGCAAGAAAGCCTTGCGGGGCGCGCGTGACACGTGATCAGTTGTCGAAACCGACCTTGTCGACCAGTTGGCTGGCCTGCTTGCGGTGCTTGGCGATCTCGGTCAAGGCCAAGGCGTCGACGTTCATCTTGCCGAAGCTTTCCACGATCGGGTCGAGCTTCACGCCACGACGCACCGGGTATTCATAGTTCGCGCCTGCGTACATGGCCTGCGCCTGCGGCGACACCAGGTATTCAAGCAGCTTCGTTGCGCCAGCCTTGTTGGGTGCAAACTTCGCCAGCGATGCACCGCTGACGTTCACGTGCGTACCCGAATTCTTGGGATTGGCGAAGGTCGGACGGATCACCTGGATCGCATCGCCCCACTTGCGCGCGTCAGTACCGGCAGCAGCGCTCTTCATCTGACCAGCGTAATAAGCGTTGGCGATGCCGATATCGCAGATGCCACCCAGGATGTCACGCGCCACATCACGGTCACCGCCCGTGGCCTTGCGTGCCAGATTGGTCTTGACTGCGCGCAACCAGGTTTCGGTCGCTTCGACGCCGTCGTGTGCGATCTTGGCCGCGATCAGGCCGGTATTGTAAGGATGCTGGCCTGCGCGAATGCACAGCTTGCCGCGCCACTTGGAATCCGCCAGTTCTTCATAGGTGAAGCTGGTGATCTTCAGGCTCTTGTCGGCGTACAACACACGATCACGCAGCGACAGCGCGAACCACTGGCCATCGGCGGCACGCAGATTGGCCGGGATCACCTTTTCCAGCTCGGCCGACTTCAAAGGCTGCGTCACGCCGCCTTCGACCAGGTCGATCATGTTGCCGATGTCAACCGTCATCAAGATGTCGGCAGGCGACTTGTTGCCTTCTGCCTTGACGCGCTCCAGCAAACCGTCTTTCACGAAGACCGTATTGACCTTGATGCCGCTTTCACGCGTGAACGCGTCGAGCAAAGGCTGAATCAGCTTGGCTTCACGGGTCGTATACAGATTCACTGCATCTGCCGCCAGCGCCTGGCTGCCGATACCGGCCAATGCGGAAAGGGTGACGATGCGGAGCAGGGAAAGCGTGGGTTTGCGAAGAGTCATTGCGAGTCCGAAGAGAAAAGGACAGTGGCGCGGTGCACGATGCAAAAGCACAAGGCACCCGTCGAAGATCAGTGCAGGATGGGAATGATTCACATCACGATCATCCAGGCGCGCCCACTCTACGTCACTTTTCGCCGCAATTGGCAAACTACTTACAAAATTCTGAAGCCATCAGGGTTTGCCCTGAAATCAGTTCGGCTGGCGTGGAACATGGCACCACGCCGCTGAAGAACCGATCAGACCTGGTCCCACATGCCCGCGCGATGGAAAATTTCCATGGGGCGAGGCACCGGTGGCGGGGGCGGCCATCCCCCGTTCAGCAGGCATTGCGCAACCAGCACGCTATCAACCAGATCGGCCGGCTCGAAAGGCTTGCGCAGCAGGCCCAATGCGGCGTCTTGATGCTCAGGTGCAACGCCATCGGCGGTGCTTACGAAGACGGCGGGCAGACCATGACGGCCATGCAACTGGCGCGCAAGCTCGATCCCGGCACGCTGTCCACCGAACTCCACGGCGACCAGGGCAAGCTCCAGATTCTCGCTGGATGCCCACTGGAAAGCCTCGTCCGAGTTCAGTGCCGGGCCAAAGACCTCGTGTCCTTCGGCTTCCAGCGTGGCCACTGCCTGATAGGCGTGGGCGGGGTCGTCTTCTACGATCAAAATGCGCATTGCGGTGCCTGCACGTGAATAAATCTGGTTTGCCGTGAATGCACAGCCTCTTGAAGCGCCACCGCCAAGACCCCTGTCTTCAGGGGCTTCCATGCATGGTCCATACATGGGGTCGGCCGTTTTTCCGCCCCGATCATAACTGATGACGCTTACATTTATACGCACTTTCCAGGTCGAACACGTGACAGCAGCACTTACGTAAAATTGCGCTTTTGCTCGGAAACACGACCCATGTTTCTCATTTCCTGGTGCCGACGGTTGACCGGAGCCACGCTGCTTGTGATGGCGGGTGCGGGCACGGCCGCCACGCCGTTGAGCCAGCCGCCAAGCTCGGTGTATCGCCCCATCAAAGACTGGACGCTGGTCTGCGACAACACCCGGTACTGCGAAGCCAAGGGCTTGGTGGAAGGCAACCACGCCACCATGCGAATCGAGCGGGAAGCAGGCCCGAATACCCCCATCAATCTGGTGATCGACGCGTTGGGCGAGCTGCACCCAGACTTGCTGCGCGTCGATGACAAGCCAAGCGTGCTGCAGACCCTGCCCTGGCACATCGGGGGCCGACGCGACCTGAGCGAAACCCAGCTTAGTCTGTCGCGCGACAACGCAAAACGCGCGTTGGCGGCAATGATTGAAGCCAACAAGTTATCGCTGGGCGCATCTGCACAGAACGCGACCATCTCCTTGATCGGGCTGAAGGCCGTGCTCTTGTCGATGGATGAATTGCAGGGTCGGCTGGACACCCCTGGTGCATTGGTCCGTACCGGACCTCTATCCGAAAACCGCGTCGCACGAAGCGTCCCCCTGCCCTATCTGCCCGTTCGCACGACAGTTGCCACGGCTATCCCGCAGGGTTTCCTCGCCACCGTTCGCACAGCGCGCAGCGCTGCCATTGCAAGCGAATGCGAACAGGACCTGCAAAAGCCTAACGACGAAGCGAAATCCTTGAGCGCCAAAGAAGTGCTGGTGTTCCTGGAATGCCGGCGCGGTGCGTATCAAAGCCAGTACCTGTCCTATCGCGTCAACCGCGACAAACCGCAGGAAGTACAAGGCCTGGTACTGCCCGTGATGGCAGGCATCGACAAGCGCTTCGAGAAAGTGTTGTCGCAGCCAGAATGGGATCTCGACACCGGCACCTTGACCGTGGGAGCCAAAGGCCGGGGCGTTGCCGACTGCGGATACTGGGCAAAGTGGCGCTTCGACGGCGACGCCTTCGTGATGGCCGAGTTTCACGAGCAGCGCATATGCGCAGGCCGGCCCTGGGACTGGCCAGCGCTGTATCGCAGCAAGGCAAGCAAGGATTAGGAAGGGTGCGCCTTTGTCCTTGTCTGATCAGAAGAACTGGTTGGCGGGCCGTGCAAGCCCAAGATGATCGCGCAAGGTCGTGCCTGAATATTCGCGACGGAACAGACCCCGTCGCTGAAGCTCGGGCACTACCCGGCCCACGACATCATCCAGGCCACCCGGCAGCCACGGGAACATCACGTTGAAGCCGTCCGAGCCTTCTTCCAACAGCCAACGCTCCATGTCATCGGCAATTGACTTGGGCGTACCCACAAAGGCCAGACCGGAATAACTCCCCGCCTTCTGCGCCAACTGGCGGATCGTCAGATTGCCCTCGCGCGCCAAGTTCAACATGCGCTCGCGCTGGCTCTTGCTGGCATTGGTTTCCGGGATCTCCGGCAACGGACCGTCTGGATCGAAACCCGACACGTCATAACCCAGCGCACTGTTCAACGACCCAATCCCGCTGTCGTAATGCACCAGGCTGTCCAGCTGCGCGCGCTTGGCCTGGGCCTCTTCCACGCTATCGCCCACCACCACCAGCAATGCCGGCAATATCTTCAGCGCAGCCGGGTCACGACCGACCGTACGCATGCGCTGCTTGATATCCGCATAGAACCGCTTGGCCCCGTCCAGCGACGCCTCCGCCCCGAAGATCACCTCGGCAGTTTCCGCCGCCAGCTGACGTCCCGGCTCAGACGCCCCCGCCTGCACGATCACTGGCCAACCCTGCACCGGTCGCGCAATATTCAGCGGCCCGCGCACCGACAGGTTCGGCCCCTTGTGATTCAGCACATGCATGCGCGACGGATCAAAGTACACGCCCTGATCGACATCACGCACAAACGCGTCGTCCGCGAAGCTGTCCCACAGCCCCGTCACCACGTCATAGAACTCCCGCGCGCGCACATAACGTGCATCGTGATCCATCTGGCTCTCGTAGCCAAAATTCAGCGCCGCATCCGGATTCGCCGTGGTCACGATATTCCAGCCCGCCCTGCCCCCACTGATGTGGTCCAAAGACGCAAAACGCCGGGCGATGTGATACGGCTCATCGAAGGTGGTGGACGCCGTCGCCACCAGACCAATGCGCTCGGTAGCACCCGCCAGCGCCGACAACAACGTAAAGGGCTCGAAAGAAGTCACCGTATGACTACGCTTCAAGGCATTGACCGGCATGTCCAACACCGCCAGATGGTCTGCCATGAAAAATGCGTCGAACTTTGCGGCTTCGAGCTTGCGCGCGAAGTCTCGCAGGTGCTGGAAGTTGAAGTTGGCGTCTGGGTAGGCACCGGGAAAGCGCCAGGCACCGGTGTGGATGGCCACCGGGCGCATGAAGGCACCCAGGTGCAATTGGCGTGCTGATTCCATATTGATCCTTGAAAGCGGCAGTCGATTAGCGCCAAGCGCGGCGACGATGCATGCAACCTTACAAGATCAAAATGGACAGACGGGGGAAAGGCTTGTCGGGGAAGGGGATTTGCAGAAGGGGGTTTGCAGAAGAACTACGACATGACGTGGGCCGGCAAGCACCCCGCAAGCACTGCCTCAAGTTCGCCAACATAGGCCAACAGCACATTGTGCTGCGTCATCAGCGCAAGCGCGGCGTCGGCGTTTCGCAGCGCAAGGATGTCGGCAAGCGTATCGACAGTCGGCCGTAGCGGCATGGCTGCGATGCACGGCACGGGCACAGGGATCTTCACCTCTACTGTGCGAACAACCGCTTCTGGCGGCGTGGGCACGGCCGTACATCCCACGCTACAGACCAGCACGAGCAGCATCAAAGGTCGCATCGCAAGTCTCCGGGCGGGTGGTCTGGATAATGGTGTGCAGCACGCGATTGCGTTCCAGCAATTCTCGTGTCGCACGCTGCGCCACCGACAAGGCATCGGCAGCTTTTTGCTGGCGCAAGTGCGCCTCGGCCTGCCATTGTTCAAGCGCGTGGTTCTGCGCGTCGATGCTGGATTGCAAGGTCGCCACATTGCCCTGAAGCGTCACGCGATCGACGTTTACGACAGCAAGCTCGCGCAGGGCATCGTCACGCTGCTGGCGCGCTTCATTGCGCTGTCCGGCAAGCCACACGCACAAGGCCAACATCAGCAGGCTCACCACCAGAATGAGCTTGGACAAGAGCGTCACTCCCCTGCCCCCGCACAACGCGCATACAGCGTGGCCAGTATCTCGGCATACGCAACGGGATCATCACCCGCACCGAGTTCCGGCAAGGGCGGACACGGCACATTCGCCGCGCACCCCGCCAACAGAAAAGATAAAAAAGCGGCCCTCATGGTTGCCCCTCCGCAATCGCACGATTGGTCCGCTCGATTGCCGCATTGAGCGCCTCGCGCGCCGACTCCGGCACATTCGGCCGTGACGACACCGCCGCCGCCGTCGCCCCCGCCACCTGTGCCGCAGCCGCGGCCTGGCGCGACGCACGCACCGAGGTCTTGGCCGCCGACTCCGAGGTTCGCGCAGCCGTATTCGCAGACGCCGTCAGTTCCTCCAGCCGCACCGACATCCACGCCAATTGATCCTCCTTGCTATTGAGCAAGGCATCGGTCGTCGCTTGCAGACGACCGATCTCCGCCTGATGGTCCGCACGCTGCAACGCGAGCACATCATCCGCTCTCAACGCAGCCGAATACCCGGCCAGCCCGCCACCGCCAGCGATCAACACCAACAGCAAAAAGCCCTCGACCACATGCGCAACGCGACGAAACCGATCGCCATGCCCATGCAGCCAATCAAGAATGTTGGGCATGCTTGAGCACATCCATAAGTTGAGCGATCTGCGCCTCCAGCGCACGAACGCGGTCCTGCAGCAAACGCACCTGGTCGGTCAGCGTCTCGACCCGAACCTGCTGCGCCCCCTGCTCCTTCACCGCCTCATTGCGTTCCTTGAACGCATCATCGGCCCGTTGGTTCGCCGTCTTCAGCGCATCCCTGAGATCCTTGATCGTGTCATCCTTATCATCGAGCAGCTTGTAAAGCTGATCGAAAGAACCGACCGCCCCGGCCGCTTCCGCGTCCGCCACACGGTCGTTACGCCAAACCTTACGAAATGCCCAGACGGCGCTGGCGATAGCAGTGGCAATCCCACCCAACACGCCCCCCGCCGCACCAAGCGCCTGCCAGTCATCCGGTGTTTGCATCTACATCTCCATGGTTCCTCCGGCACGCAGGTAAAAGCCCTGCAAAGTGGCAATGCTGTGCTCATACTGGCCATATCCGGCGCCAGGAAGACTGGCCCAGATATTCCGGCACTTGCTGATTGCCAAAGTGAAACGACCCGCGAGGATGTCGTCGACCGCCCGCCGCTCCTTGATCTGCTGGAGAGCGATGCGGTCCTGGTTGATGGGGGAAAAGTCTTTCAGGTTCAACTGCTTGCTGTAGGCGTCCCAATACCTGGCCAAGAGTTGGTAGCGACCTGCTGCGGTGGACTTGATGCCCAGACGCGGCAGGTCGACCAATACTCGGGGGTGGGATGCGTAGCTGGTGAAGCGAGTGCGGCCAACGATCTGGTCGTAGCCGTCATCGCGGGTTGTGGGGGAGTTGGAGGTGCCTTCGGAGAAGGCGAGTGTGTCGAGGAAGGGGAGGAGGTTGGGGCCGCCTGCTTCAACGGACGTGACGCGCGGCATGGAATCTCCGAGCGAAAAAAAACCGCCATGTGGCGGTTCCGGAAGTTAGTGGAGCTTTTTTGGGACGTCGAACTGGGTTCACGTGCGTAGCCACCATCTGGTCAATGCGAAAAGCGGCGCCAGCAGCCATGTCAACAGCCTGGCAACGATCAATACAGCCGAATACGGCACGTATGGCAGCACACCTGAAGGTCAACGCAAGACGATTCACGTGGGTAACTCCAGCGCAGGAAGGATTGCGATCAGTGCGGCTTCGGTCGGCTCCAGGGCACGACCAGCCTGTACCTCGCCCAGATACCAGTAGCACTTGGCCCAAACCAGACTACGCCACTTGCGAAACGCCTGGCCCTCGGCCTGAAACAGTGGCACGGCCGGCTCGTCGGCGTAGGTGATGGCGGTCTTGATGTCGTCGTATCGGCGGACTTGCGCAGCGGCATCAAGATGCCCCTGAACGAAATTGGTAAGGGCCTTCACGCGGTTGTCGAACGTAGGGGCCACTGCGGCCTGGG contains these protein-coding regions:
- a CDS encoding acyl-CoA dehydrogenase family protein — translated: MTSTHTLDTLLLILRDSAIARDKQGGHAAQEKQLLREAGLLACAIPTIHGGDGRSWHDTLAIIRRIATVDSALAHLVAFHALQVATVLIFGSDTQKHKWLDRSSRENGWWGNALNPLDRRLDARRVEGGYVLNGAKRFCSGATGSSYLTISADYAPTGEVLLFVADTQQAGIRVLDDWNAIGQRQTDSGTVEFTNVFVPTEDVLRGEGFAPQPWHSVRAPVAQLILVNLYAGIAAGALEEARRYSLEKARPWLFSDVQQASEDPYRLLRIGEMHVHSATAAVMADRGAQLLDQSWQQGLALSAVQRQETALAVAEAKVIAHRASLYNGQALFDAAGASAAHAGLGLDRFWRNARTHTLHDPLDYKLRALGDWELTGSMPVNLYS
- a CDS encoding ABC transporter ATP-binding protein, producing the protein MTATLSIQSLGLAYDTPTGRRTVVDDLSLSLGTGDIGCLLGASGCGKTTVLRAIAGFEPVRQGSIALDDTLLSSASEHLAPERRRVGMMFQDYALFPHLTVAGNVGFGLRRQASGARAQRVTEMLELVGLAASADNYPHELSGGQQQRVALARALAPAPDLLLLDEPFSNLDIDTRERLAFEVRDILKQTGHTALLVTHNQAEAFAIADRIGVMHAGRLAQWDTPYNVHHHPASALVAEFIRPEGLMEQRAQVFQRGR
- a CDS encoding extracellular solute-binding protein translates to MTLRKPTLSLLRIVTLSALAGIGSQALAADAVNLYTTREAKLIQPLLDAFTRESGIKVNTVFVKDGLLERVKAEGNKSPADILMTVDIGNMIDLVEGGVTQPLKSAELEKVIPANLRAADGQWFALSLRDRVLYADKSLKITSFTYEELADSKWRGKLCIRAGQHPYNTGLIAAKIAHDGVEATETWLRAVKTNLARKATGGDRDVARDILGGICDIGIANAYYAGQMKSAAAGTDARKWGDAIQVIRPTFANPKNSGTHVNVSGASLAKFAPNKAGATKLLEYLVSPQAQAMYAGANYEYPVRRGVKLDPIVESFGKMNVDALALTEIAKHRKQASQLVDKVGFDN
- a CDS encoding response regulator, producing MRILIVEDDPAHAYQAVATLEAEGHEVFGPALNSDEAFQWASSENLELALVAVEFGGQRAGIELARQLHGRHGLPAVFVSTADGVAPEHQDAALGLLRKPFEPADLVDSVLVAQCLLNGGWPPPPPVPRPMEIFHRAGMWDQV
- a CDS encoding DUF1176 domain-containing protein: MFLISWCRRLTGATLLVMAGAGTAATPLSQPPSSVYRPIKDWTLVCDNTRYCEAKGLVEGNHATMRIEREAGPNTPINLVIDALGELHPDLLRVDDKPSVLQTLPWHIGGRRDLSETQLSLSRDNAKRALAAMIEANKLSLGASAQNATISLIGLKAVLLSMDELQGRLDTPGALVRTGPLSENRVARSVPLPYLPVRTTVATAIPQGFLATVRTARSAAIASECEQDLQKPNDEAKSLSAKEVLVFLECRRGAYQSQYLSYRVNRDKPQEVQGLVLPVMAGIDKRFEKVLSQPEWDLDTGTLTVGAKGRGVADCGYWAKWRFDGDAFVMAEFHEQRICAGRPWDWPALYRSKASKD
- a CDS encoding LLM class flavin-dependent oxidoreductase, which translates into the protein MESARQLHLGAFMRPVAIHTGAWRFPGAYPDANFNFQHLRDFARKLEAAKFDAFFMADHLAVLDMPVNALKRSHTVTSFEPFTLLSALAGATERIGLVATASTTFDEPYHIARRFASLDHISGGRAGWNIVTTANPDAALNFGYESQMDHDARYVRAREFYDVVTGLWDSFADDAFVRDVDQGVYFDPSRMHVLNHKGPNLSVRGPLNIARPVQGWPVIVQAGASEPGRQLAAETAEVIFGAEASLDGAKRFYADIKQRMRTVGRDPAALKILPALLVVVGDSVEEAQAKRAQLDSLVHYDSGIGSLNSALGYDVSGFDPDGPLPEIPETNASKSQRERMLNLAREGNLTIRQLAQKAGSYSGLAFVGTPKSIADDMERWLLEEGSDGFNVMFPWLPGGLDDVVGRVVPELQRRGLFRREYSGTTLRDHLGLARPANQFF
- a CDS encoding glycoside hydrolase family 24 protein, with the translated sequence MPRVTSVEAGGPNLLPFLDTLAFSEGTSNSPTTRDDGYDQIVGRTRFTSYASHPRVLVDLPRLGIKSTAAGRYQLLARYWDAYSKQLNLKDFSPINQDRIALQQIKERRAVDDILAGRFTLAISKCRNIWASLPGAGYGQYEHSIATLQGFYLRAGGTMEM